The genomic DNA CTCGTCCTCCTGATTATGATATTCAAAGATTTTTCTGACCGAATCTTCAAACAGCCATTTTTTACTCGCTTGAACACCTTTATCAAGCATAATGCTGATTGCGGCAGGACAAGCACGGTCTAACTCAATATACTTTTTTTCTTGATCCGATAATTCTATACTAGTTATTCGAACATAGTGACCCGGTAAGTATTTTGTTATAAATTTCATGTGATTGTCGACAGCGAAACTCTGTGTATCGATCATAGTGGAAATTAACTTATTCCCCCAACTACTGAACGATTTCGATTTCCACACCTTATGCGGCTCTGGAAATCTCGCGTGCTCATTTAAAGATGAAATTGATAATAGACAGTAGGAATCAAACCCCTTGTTAAGGTAGTATGTAAAATATTCTTGCATCCCCAATAAAGATGGGTTATTGGCCCAGAGTCCACCATCAACAAATTGTTGCGGACCCTCTTTTGTTTGCAGCTCTACAATCGGAAAGTAAGTGGGAGCAGCAGTAGTTGCAAGTGCGACTTCGGATAAGAGACGTTTACTATCCCTTGTTAAAGTTGGTTGGTGGTCTGATTTAAATACATAAGGTGACCCTGTGGTAACATTAACTGTTGGAATTAATACACTTGTCTTGCAATCTTCTATTTTTTTATCCTGGAATACTTCTTCGAGCGCCAATTTTAGTTGATTGCTCGAATACTTTGATTTGATCAATATTTGTTTAAAATAATGAATCTTTCGATAGAATGGATTTTGATATGGAAATATAGAAGGTCCTTTTTCTTTATAGAATCTCACAATGTCTGACGCTGGCATGCCAGATGCCAATGCAAGTGCAATAATTCCCCCAGTTGATGTGCCGCATATGAGATTGAAATTCTGATACACAGGTCCGTATACTTTTTCAATCTCTTCTAGAATTACAGCAGAATAAAGACCTTTAATACCTCCGCCGTCTATAGCTAATATCCGATAACATCCCGGCACATTCTCACCTCTCAAAAAATGGCGTAGAAACAGTCAAACTTGATGTCCTACGCCTTTGATGTCCGTTAATATTTAAACTCTT from Paenibacillus woosongensis includes the following:
- a CDS encoding CBASS cGAMP-activated phospholipase, with product MRGENVPGCYRILAIDGGGIKGLYSAVILEEIEKVYGPVYQNFNLICGTSTGGIIALALASGMPASDIVRFYKEKGPSIFPYQNPFYRKIHYFKQILIKSKYSSNQLKLALEEVFQDKKIEDCKTSVLIPTVNVTTGSPYVFKSDHQPTLTRDSKRLLSEVALATTAAPTYFPIVELQTKEGPQQFVDGGLWANNPSLLGMQEYFTYYLNKGFDSYCLLSISSLNEHARFPEPHKVWKSKSFSSWGNKLISTMIDTQSFAVDNHMKFITKYLPGHYVRITSIELSDQEKKYIELDRACPAAISIMLDKGVQASKKWLFEDSVRKIFEYHNQEDEKYVKLS